From Thermoflavifilum aggregans, a single genomic window includes:
- a CDS encoding amidohydrolase family protein, translated as MPVIDAHQHFWIYDPVKDAWITDKMSVLKRNYMPDDLLPELKQAGVDGTVVVQAGTSEQENSFLIQLAHEHAFIQGVVGWIDLCSDQIEEQLKTYQQIPLLKGFRHIVQSEPDDYLLRKEVQQGIATIGRHGFTYDILIYPRQLPAALQLVESLPKQPLVVDHLAKPLIRNKQMEPWASQIQTLAQAPHVYCKLSGWATEADWQHWTPEDVYPYFDVIFDAFGAERIMFGSDWPVCLLAAGYSGIEQTVTQYLLRYFPDAMPAVMGLNAIRFYRLPASS; from the coding sequence ATGCCTGTAATTGATGCGCATCAGCATTTCTGGATCTATGATCCGGTGAAGGATGCCTGGATCACAGATAAAATGTCAGTTTTAAAACGAAACTATATGCCTGATGATTTGCTGCCAGAATTGAAACAGGCAGGTGTGGATGGAACGGTGGTCGTGCAGGCCGGAACAAGTGAACAGGAAAATTCTTTTCTGATTCAGCTTGCTCATGAGCATGCATTTATTCAGGGTGTGGTAGGTTGGATTGATTTATGCAGTGATCAAATAGAAGAGCAATTGAAAACCTATCAACAAATACCCTTGCTAAAAGGCTTTCGGCATATTGTACAAAGTGAACCGGATGATTATTTGTTACGCAAAGAAGTACAGCAAGGCATAGCCACTATAGGAAGGCATGGTTTTACCTATGATATACTGATTTATCCCCGTCAGTTGCCCGCTGCGTTGCAACTGGTGGAAAGCCTGCCAAAACAGCCGCTGGTAGTTGATCACCTGGCCAAACCCTTGATCCGGAATAAGCAAATGGAACCCTGGGCCAGCCAGATACAAACTCTTGCCCAGGCCCCGCATGTGTATTGCAAGCTTTCCGGATGGGCCACAGAAGCCGACTGGCAGCACTGGACACCGGAAGATGTTTATCCCTATTTCGATGTGATCTTCGATGCTTTCGGTGCCGAACGTATTATGTTTGGATCTGACTGGCCGGTTTGTCTGCTTGCTGCCGGCTACTCCGGAATCGAACAAACGGTAACACAATACCTGCTGCGATATTTCCCAGATGCCATGCCCGCTGTGATGGGATTGAATGCAATCCGATTTTACCGTTTACCGGCATCCTCCTGA
- the rfaD gene encoding ADP-glyceromanno-heptose 6-epimerase codes for MSAEAMQTSHSSNWVPDRKDIILVTGAAGFIGSCLVKYLNEQGYERLILSDDFSRPDKLKNLEHKQYLQRIDREQLLDWLAHEGWDHPIRFIFHIGARTDTTEFNRQIFDRLNVQYSQQLWSYAVKRQIPFLYASSAATYGDGSKGYDDDHARIPELRPLNPYGWSKQQFDLWVLSQDVTPPYWYGLKFFNVYGPNEYHKGRMASVIWHAYRQIRDTGIVRLFQSHRPEYRDGEQLRDFIYVKDILKICFWCMQHLPSSGIYNAGTGKARTFYDLAKATFEAVDKPLQIQYIPIPEDIRNTYQYFTEARMDKLRKAGYTDPFSSLEEGIADYVQQYLLTHTYY; via the coding sequence ATGTCAGCAGAGGCTATGCAAACATCTCATTCATCAAACTGGGTTCCCGACCGCAAGGATATCATCTTGGTTACAGGCGCTGCAGGCTTTATTGGAAGCTGTCTGGTGAAATATTTAAATGAGCAGGGATATGAACGTTTGATTCTGAGTGATGATTTTTCCAGACCGGATAAACTGAAAAATCTCGAACATAAGCAATATCTTCAACGCATTGACCGGGAACAGCTGCTAGACTGGCTGGCCCATGAAGGCTGGGATCATCCGATCCGTTTTATCTTCCATATCGGTGCAAGAACCGATACCACGGAATTCAACCGCCAGATCTTTGACCGGCTCAATGTGCAGTATTCCCAGCAACTCTGGAGCTACGCCGTGAAGCGACAAATTCCTTTTCTGTACGCTTCTTCGGCCGCCACATACGGAGATGGGAGCAAGGGTTATGATGACGATCATGCACGCATTCCAGAGCTCAGGCCGCTGAATCCCTACGGCTGGTCAAAACAACAATTTGATCTCTGGGTATTATCGCAGGATGTGACCCCACCCTATTGGTATGGGCTGAAGTTTTTTAACGTGTATGGCCCAAATGAATATCACAAGGGGCGTATGGCCAGCGTCATCTGGCATGCATACCGGCAAATCCGGGACACAGGCATCGTGCGCCTGTTTCAGTCACATCGTCCGGAATACCGCGACGGCGAACAACTTCGTGATTTTATCTACGTGAAAGATATTCTGAAAATCTGCTTCTGGTGCATGCAGCATCTGCCTTCTTCAGGCATCTACAACGCCGGTACCGGAAAAGCACGCACTTTTTATGATCTGGCAAAGGCTACATTCGAGGCTGTGGACAAGCCTCTGCAGATTCAATACATTCCGATTCCGGAAGATATCCGCAATACCTATCAGTATTTTACCGAAGCCCGCATGGATAAACTGAGAAAAGCGGGATACACTGATCCGTTTTCTTCTCTGGAAGAAGGCATTGCAGACTACGTGCAACAATATCTGTTAACGCATACATATTATTGA
- a CDS encoding aminotransferase class I/II-fold pyridoxal phosphate-dependent enzyme has product MYTAYLERFLAEKKAQQAYRELRLAEGIDFCSNDYLGLARDKDFQQHITEWIAAHHLGHGSTGSRLLSGAYALLDEVEQYIAQFHQTPAALIFSSGYMANLALMSAIPQRGDLVLYDQLIHASLRDGLRMSFARHRAFAHNDLHQLEELLQKERAHHPHQRIFVVAESIYSMDGDQPDLVQLTSICEQYEAALLIDEAHAVGVIGPKGEGLVQFMGVTEKCFARVVTFGKALGAHGAAILGSELLRQYLINTARPLIYSTALPPASLAAVYLAYQQIPEMHEQRRYLQHLAACWQQQMQVHSQRFSPIQIVRIPGNARVKACAQQLQAAGFDVRPILHPTVPAGEERLRIVLHSFNTEQEVMALTQKLNEWLNAEHQEDAGKR; this is encoded by the coding sequence ATGTACACAGCCTATCTGGAACGGTTTCTGGCTGAGAAAAAAGCACAACAGGCTTATCGAGAACTTCGCCTGGCAGAGGGCATTGATTTTTGTTCCAATGATTATCTGGGGCTGGCGCGCGACAAGGATTTCCAGCAGCACATCACCGAGTGGATTGCAGCTCATCATCTGGGTCATGGCAGTACAGGCTCACGCCTGCTATCCGGTGCGTATGCTTTGCTGGATGAAGTGGAACAATACATAGCGCAATTTCATCAGACGCCGGCAGCTTTGATTTTTTCTTCGGGTTATATGGCCAATTTGGCGCTGATGTCGGCCATTCCTCAGCGGGGCGATTTGGTGTTGTATGATCAGTTGATCCACGCATCTTTGCGTGATGGATTGCGCATGAGCTTTGCCCGCCATCGGGCATTTGCACACAACGATCTGCATCAGCTGGAAGAGCTTCTGCAAAAAGAGCGGGCACATCATCCGCACCAGCGCATATTTGTAGTGGCAGAGTCCATATATTCCATGGATGGTGATCAGCCCGATCTGGTGCAGCTTACATCCATCTGTGAACAATATGAAGCAGCCTTGCTGATAGATGAAGCCCATGCCGTGGGTGTGATAGGTCCGAAGGGAGAGGGCTTGGTACAATTCATGGGTGTAACGGAAAAATGTTTTGCCCGGGTGGTTACTTTCGGCAAGGCGCTGGGTGCCCATGGAGCCGCTATTCTGGGCAGTGAACTGTTGCGGCAGTATCTGATCAATACAGCACGGCCGCTTATTTATTCCACTGCATTACCGCCGGCGTCGCTGGCAGCCGTTTATCTGGCCTATCAACAAATTCCTGAAATGCACGAGCAGCGCCGTTATCTGCAGCATCTGGCGGCGTGCTGGCAACAGCAAATGCAGGTGCATAGCCAGCGTTTTTCACCCATTCAAATTGTACGTATTCCCGGCAATGCACGGGTAAAAGCTTGTGCACAGCAGCTGCAGGCTGCAGGATTTGATGTACGTCCCATTTTGCATCCCACAGTGCCGGCAGGAGAGGAGCGCCTGCGCATCGTATTGCACAGCTTCAATACCGAACAGGAAGTAATGGCATTGACCCAAAAATTAAACGAATGGCTCAACGCTGAACATCAGGAGGATGCCGGTAAACGGTAA
- the purL gene encoding phosphoribosylformylglycinamidine synthase subunit PurL — translation MQEITVETALQLGLTAEEFARIEQLLGRKPNFTELSMFSVMWSEHCSYKNSIRWLKTLPREGERLLAKAGEENAGLVDIGEGYACVFKIESHNHPSAIEPFQGAATGVGGIHRDIFTMGARPIAALNSLRFGEITESKTRHLLRGVVAGIGHYGNCLGVATVGGEVYFDACYHTNPLVNAMSVGLVKIGSTVSAIATGEGNPVMIVGSETGKDGIGGAAFASANITEDSVEDLPAVQVGDPFQEKKLLEACLEAVATGALIGMQDMGAAGITCSTSEMSAKGNHGMRIDLSRVPTRQPGMKAWEILISESQERMLIVVKKGREEEVRKIFEKWDLHCVQIGEVTREPQLQFYFQGKLEASVPADSLVVGGGAPVYEREYRRPSYLDACQSFEINSLPEPSALELLELAKALTSLPTLASKKWIYEQYDRLVGTANISAYAPADAALVWAKPTSKILALTTDCNSLYVFADPCKGTQIAVAEAARNIACSGGKPLAITNCLNFGNPYDPEVYYQFVQAIQGMRTACEAFRTPVTGGNVSFYNQSPDGPVYPTPVIGMLGLLESRDDIMTLHFKQPGDRIYLLGQSRNDVGCSAYVYALKKIRYSNCPFFDLQEELQLQQLLQQLIQARLIRSAHDVSEGGLWIALLESAMAARLGMQVQSDPAFRKDAFWFGESQSRVVVSVSADKEKNFLQAIQHFPHRLLGEVRADQQLWVDGQCWGELSAWTKAYEETIARYMETDTADMHSFF, via the coding sequence ATGCAGGAAATTACCGTTGAGACCGCTCTTCAATTGGGATTAACAGCCGAAGAGTTTGCCCGTATCGAACAACTGCTGGGGCGCAAGCCCAATTTCACCGAGCTGAGCATGTTTTCCGTGATGTGGAGTGAACATTGCAGCTATAAAAATTCCATTCGTTGGCTGAAGACCCTGCCACGCGAGGGCGAGCGGCTGCTGGCAAAAGCCGGCGAAGAGAATGCCGGCCTGGTTGATATCGGCGAAGGCTATGCCTGTGTGTTTAAAATTGAATCCCACAATCATCCTTCTGCTATTGAGCCTTTTCAGGGAGCTGCCACAGGTGTGGGCGGTATTCATCGCGATATTTTTACGATGGGTGCCCGACCCATCGCAGCGCTCAACTCCCTTCGCTTTGGTGAAATCACAGAATCCAAAACACGCCACTTGCTTCGGGGTGTGGTGGCTGGTATCGGGCATTATGGCAATTGTCTGGGCGTGGCCACCGTGGGAGGAGAAGTGTATTTCGATGCTTGTTACCATACCAATCCACTTGTGAATGCGATGAGCGTGGGTTTGGTGAAAATCGGATCCACGGTTTCGGCCATTGCTACCGGCGAAGGAAATCCCGTGATGATCGTAGGCTCCGAAACCGGCAAGGATGGTATCGGAGGAGCAGCGTTTGCTTCAGCCAATATTACTGAGGATAGCGTGGAAGACCTCCCAGCCGTGCAGGTAGGCGATCCTTTCCAAGAAAAAAAATTACTCGAAGCCTGCTTGGAAGCTGTAGCCACGGGTGCATTGATCGGCATGCAGGATATGGGTGCTGCAGGTATTACCTGTTCTACATCCGAGATGAGTGCCAAAGGCAATCACGGCATGCGCATTGACCTTTCGCGGGTACCCACCCGGCAGCCAGGTATGAAAGCCTGGGAAATCTTGATCAGCGAAAGCCAGGAGCGCATGCTCATTGTCGTGAAAAAAGGACGGGAAGAGGAAGTAAGAAAAATCTTTGAAAAATGGGACCTGCATTGTGTGCAGATCGGAGAAGTAACCCGGGAGCCTCAGCTGCAGTTTTATTTTCAGGGTAAGCTGGAAGCCTCTGTCCCTGCCGATAGTCTTGTTGTGGGCGGAGGGGCTCCGGTATATGAACGCGAATATCGCCGGCCTTCCTATCTGGATGCCTGCCAGTCCTTTGAAATCAATAGCCTGCCCGAACCTTCGGCACTGGAACTTTTGGAGCTGGCAAAGGCATTGACCAGCCTGCCAACCCTTGCATCCAAAAAATGGATTTACGAGCAATACGATCGGCTGGTAGGCACAGCTAATATTTCAGCCTATGCTCCTGCGGATGCAGCTCTGGTATGGGCCAAACCCACTTCGAAAATACTGGCACTCACCACAGACTGCAACAGTCTTTACGTTTTTGCCGACCCCTGCAAAGGCACTCAAATTGCTGTAGCCGAAGCTGCACGGAATATCGCCTGCAGCGGCGGGAAACCGCTTGCCATCACGAATTGCCTGAATTTTGGCAATCCTTACGACCCGGAAGTTTATTATCAGTTTGTACAGGCCATTCAGGGTATGCGCACGGCTTGCGAGGCTTTCCGCACACCGGTTACAGGAGGCAACGTAAGCTTTTACAATCAATCGCCCGACGGTCCCGTATACCCTACTCCCGTAATTGGCATGCTGGGTTTGCTGGAATCGCGCGATGATATCATGACCCTGCATTTCAAACAGCCGGGTGATAGGATTTATTTGCTGGGACAATCCAGAAATGACGTGGGCTGCTCGGCTTATGTATATGCCCTGAAAAAAATCCGGTACAGCAACTGTCCGTTCTTCGATCTGCAGGAAGAGCTGCAGCTGCAGCAGCTTTTGCAACAGCTGATACAAGCCCGATTGATTCGCTCAGCTCATGATGTGAGCGAAGGTGGATTGTGGATCGCATTGCTGGAATCGGCCATGGCCGCACGTTTAGGTATGCAGGTACAGTCCGACCCGGCTTTCCGCAAAGATGCTTTCTGGTTTGGAGAATCTCAAAGTCGTGTGGTAGTGAGTGTATCAGCCGATAAGGAAAAGAATTTTCTGCAAGCCATACAACATTTTCCTCATCGCTTGCTGGGTGAAGTGCGTGCCGATCAGCAACTGTGGGTAGATGGCCAATGCTGGGGCGAATTGTCAGCATGGACAAAAGCATACGAAGAAACCATTGCCCGTTATATGGAAACAGATACAGCCGATATGCATTCATTTTTTTAA
- the thrS gene encoding threonine--tRNA ligase: MNANTIQITFPDGAVRSYPAGVTGLDIARSISEGLAREVLAVKVNDEVWDATRPIEQDAHIRLLTWKDPEGKATFWHSSAHLMAEALETMFPGVKFGVGPAIEQGFYYDVDLGGRQLTEADIRALEQKMTELAQRKATYVRKPVAKAEAIAYFREKGDPYKLELLEDLPDGQITFYTQGNFTDLCRGPHIPHTGFIKAVKLTNIAGAYWRGDEHNPMLTRIYGISFPSRKELDEYLHWLEEAKKRDHRKLGRELELFTFSEQVGMGLPLWLPKGTIIREQLQAFLHQVQVEQGYQFVVTPHIANKNLYVTSGHYEKYGESSFQPMKTPQPGEEFMLKPMNCPHHIEIYRSAPRSYRDLPIRIAEFGTVYRYEQSGELHGLTRVRGFTQDDAHLFCRPDQVKQEFEKVIDLVLYVLNTLHFKDFVAQISLRDQHDHSKYIGSEESWQQAEQAIVDAVQEKQLPAVVEYGEAAFYGPKLDFMVRDALGRKWQLGTIQVDYNLPERFQLEYVGADNQKHRPVMIHRAPFGSLERFVALLIEHCAGNFPLWLAPLQAIVLPITDKVLDYAHELVAEGKKAGLRITLDERNEKIGKKIRDAETQKIPYMWIVGEKEMQQHHIALRKHMKGDIGNLPVADVISKLQTEIAEKYFEL; encoded by the coding sequence ATGAATGCAAATACTATTCAGATTACGTTTCCCGACGGCGCTGTGCGCAGTTATCCGGCAGGAGTAACAGGCCTGGATATTGCCCGTTCCATCAGCGAAGGGCTGGCACGCGAGGTGTTGGCCGTGAAAGTGAATGATGAAGTATGGGATGCTACGCGACCCATTGAACAGGATGCACATATCCGTTTGCTTACCTGGAAGGATCCGGAGGGCAAAGCCACATTTTGGCATTCTTCGGCACACCTGATGGCGGAAGCACTGGAAACTATGTTTCCGGGTGTAAAATTTGGCGTAGGACCTGCCATTGAACAAGGTTTTTATTATGATGTGGATCTGGGAGGCAGGCAGCTTACCGAAGCCGATATCCGTGCGCTGGAACAAAAGATGACCGAGCTTGCACAACGCAAGGCCACCTATGTCCGCAAACCCGTAGCCAAAGCCGAAGCCATTGCTTATTTCAGAGAAAAAGGCGATCCATACAAGCTGGAATTGCTGGAAGATTTACCTGATGGACAAATCACCTTTTATACCCAGGGCAATTTCACCGACCTGTGCCGGGGGCCGCATATTCCGCATACCGGTTTTATCAAAGCCGTAAAACTCACCAATATAGCAGGCGCTTATTGGCGCGGGGATGAGCATAATCCCATGCTGACGCGGATTTATGGGATCAGCTTCCCCTCCCGGAAAGAGCTGGATGAATACCTGCATTGGCTGGAAGAAGCCAAAAAGCGCGACCACCGCAAATTGGGTAGAGAGCTGGAGTTGTTTACCTTTTCGGAACAGGTGGGCATGGGATTGCCGCTGTGGCTGCCCAAAGGCACCATCATACGCGAACAGCTGCAGGCCTTTCTGCATCAGGTGCAGGTAGAGCAGGGCTATCAGTTTGTTGTCACCCCTCATATTGCCAATAAAAATCTTTACGTTACTTCAGGTCATTATGAAAAATATGGGGAGAGCAGCTTTCAACCGATGAAAACACCGCAACCGGGAGAGGAGTTTATGCTCAAACCCATGAATTGTCCCCATCACATTGAAATTTATCGTTCCGCTCCGCGATCCTATCGCGATTTACCTATCCGGATTGCTGAATTCGGTACAGTGTATCGCTATGAGCAGAGCGGCGAATTGCATGGGCTCACCCGTGTACGGGGCTTTACCCAAGATGATGCACATCTGTTTTGCAGGCCTGATCAGGTAAAACAGGAATTCGAAAAGGTGATTGATCTGGTGTTGTATGTATTGAATACTTTGCATTTTAAAGATTTTGTGGCCCAGATATCTTTGCGTGATCAGCATGACCACAGCAAATATATTGGCAGTGAAGAAAGCTGGCAGCAGGCCGAACAGGCTATTGTGGATGCTGTACAGGAAAAACAGCTGCCTGCTGTGGTGGAATATGGCGAAGCAGCCTTTTATGGTCCCAAGCTTGATTTTATGGTGCGCGATGCACTGGGCCGAAAATGGCAGCTGGGTACCATTCAGGTGGATTACAACCTGCCAGAACGTTTTCAGCTGGAATATGTGGGAGCAGATAATCAAAAGCATCGGCCGGTGATGATTCACCGGGCGCCGTTTGGTTCGCTGGAGCGGTTTGTAGCTTTGCTTATTGAACATTGTGCCGGCAATTTCCCGTTGTGGCTGGCTCCGTTGCAGGCTATCGTGCTGCCCATCACCGACAAGGTGCTGGATTATGCCCATGAGCTGGTAGCAGAAGGGAAAAAAGCGGGCTTGCGCATCACATTGGATGAACGCAATGAAAAAATTGGCAAGAAAATCCGCGATGCCGAAACGCAGAAAATCCCGTACATGTGGATTGTGGGCGAAAAAGAAATGCAGCAGCATCACATAGCCCTGCGCAAACACATGAAAGGAGATATAGGGAATCTGCCTGTAGCCGATGTAATCAGCAAACTGCAAACAGAAATTGCTGAAAAATATTTTGAACTGTGA
- the infC gene encoding translation initiation factor IF-3 — protein sequence MQKHTSHPSPRKKDTSEFRINHMIRAREVRVVGDNVETGIYPLEEALRMAEEQGLDLVEISPNANPPVCKIIDYNKFLYERRKKEKELKAKSAKSEVKELRFTPNTDDHDFEFKLRHAEKFLKEGNKVKAYVQFKGRAIMFKERGELILLKLAERLAEVGVLEGMPKLEGRRMHAVIAPKSTKKKA from the coding sequence ATGCAAAAACATACATCTCATCCATCTCCCAGAAAGAAAGACACGTCTGAATTTCGCATTAACCACATGATACGCGCCCGCGAGGTGCGTGTGGTGGGCGATAATGTGGAAACCGGCATTTACCCGCTGGAAGAGGCTCTGCGCATGGCCGAAGAACAAGGGCTTGATCTGGTGGAAATTTCACCCAATGCCAATCCACCGGTATGCAAAATCATTGACTACAACAAGTTTCTCTACGAGCGCCGCAAGAAAGAAAAGGAACTCAAAGCCAAATCAGCGAAAAGTGAAGTAAAAGAACTTCGCTTTACTCCCAACACGGATGATCATGATTTTGAATTTAAGCTTCGCCATGCCGAGAAATTTTTGAAGGAAGGCAATAAGGTGAAAGCTTATGTGCAGTTTAAAGGTCGTGCTATCATGTTCAAGGAGCGTGGAGAGCTGATTTTGCTGAAACTGGCCGAACGGCTGGCTGAGGTGGGTGTGCTAGAAGGCATGCCCAAGCTGGAAGGCAGGCGCATGCATGCCGTCATTGCTCCGAAAAGCACCAAAAAGAAAGCCTGA
- a CDS encoding c-type cytochrome, giving the protein MNKFAYKGMLVILGLCMAFHALAADSAAVRGNADRGKQLFEQQACNSCHNINQRAVGPALAGVDQRRSLDWIVKFVRSAKAMIDAGDPTATSLYNEYHIIMPDHPSLNQQDIQDILAYIDANAQAAPASGQPTITAPAVVEPNYMPLSFQKNAVFFLSYLFVVLILVIVLLFAVKVKDVERSRSERHLS; this is encoded by the coding sequence ATGAATAAGTTTGCGTACAAGGGCATGCTTGTTATTTTGGGTTTATGCATGGCTTTTCATGCGCTGGCAGCTGATTCTGCAGCTGTGCGTGGCAATGCTGATCGGGGCAAGCAATTATTTGAACAGCAGGCGTGTAATTCATGCCACAACATCAATCAACGGGCTGTGGGGCCTGCGCTGGCAGGTGTGGATCAGCGACGCAGCCTCGACTGGATTGTGAAGTTCGTTCGTTCAGCCAAAGCCATGATTGATGCAGGCGATCCTACTGCTACTTCCTTGTACAATGAATATCATATCATCATGCCCGATCATCCATCCCTGAATCAACAGGATATTCAGGATATTCTGGCTTACATTGATGCAAATGCTCAGGCAGCTCCGGCTTCAGGTCAACCCACCATTACAGCACCTGCCGTAGTGGAGCCGAATTATATGCCGCTTTCATTTCAGAAGAATGCCGTGTTTTTCTTAAGCTATTTGTTTGTGGTATTGATTCTGGTGATAGTGTTGTTGTTTGCCGTGAAGGTAAAAGATGTAGAACGTTCACGCAGCGAACGGCATCTTTCATAG
- a CDS encoding glutamine synthetase III family protein, whose amino-acid sequence MQNLRLNALQALINAPIQKNDLSGKRISELFASRVFTGKVMREHLSDEAYKSLQMSIKTGTKIERKIADQIAAGMKEWAMKQGVTHFTHWFQPLTGATAEKHDSFFTIKGDGTPIETFDGDALVQQEPDASSFPSGGLRATFEARGYTAWDPSSPAFIMDMGAGKTLCIPTVFVSYNGEALDYKGPLLKSIAALDKAATEVCNYFDRNVTHVYSTLGWEQEYFVVDEALANARPDLVMCGRTVVGHAPAKGQQLEDHYFGSIPERVYAFMRDFEEEAYKLGIPLRTRHNEVAPSQFECAPVFEEVNIAVDHNLLIMDLMQKVAKRHKLRVLLHEKPFAGINGSGKHNNWSMATDTGINLLSPGKTPKTNLLFLTFFINTIKAVHDHADLLRAAIASPGNDFRLGANEAPPAIISVFIGHYLTDVLHEIETRVDNKFDEQDEAILKLDLHRHIPDLLLDNTDRNRTSPFAFTGNKFEFRAVGSSANCSSAMTTLNTIVAHTLTQFKQEVDALIDKGEKKDIAILQVLRQYIIDSKRILFEGDNYSEEWQKEAERRGLPNIKTTPQALNALVSEKGKQVFIQSGVFTEKEIHARHEILLEDYIKKVQIEARVIGDLCTNYILPAAIRYQNELIQNIEGLKAAGLDLSAYQTQLNILKKISEHINVIGQQVEAMIEERKKVNKMTDTYEKAVAYCDRVKAYFDTIRYHADKLEFLVDDQYWPLPKYRELLFLR is encoded by the coding sequence ATGCAAAACTTACGTTTAAATGCATTACAGGCGTTGATCAATGCGCCGATACAAAAAAATGATCTGTCCGGCAAACGCATCTCGGAATTGTTTGCCAGCCGTGTTTTTACTGGCAAGGTAATGCGGGAACATCTCAGCGATGAAGCGTACAAAAGCCTGCAGATGTCGATCAAGACCGGTACCAAAATCGAACGCAAGATTGCTGATCAGATTGCTGCCGGTATGAAAGAATGGGCCATGAAGCAGGGCGTAACCCATTTCACGCACTGGTTTCAGCCGTTGACAGGAGCTACTGCCGAAAAACACGATTCCTTTTTTACCATCAAGGGTGATGGTACTCCTATTGAAACATTTGACGGGGATGCTTTGGTGCAACAGGAACCCGATGCATCGAGCTTCCCTAGCGGAGGGCTGCGCGCTACTTTCGAAGCCCGCGGCTATACGGCCTGGGATCCCTCATCGCCGGCTTTTATCATGGACATGGGTGCCGGTAAAACCCTATGCATTCCCACGGTTTTTGTGTCGTACAACGGTGAAGCACTCGACTATAAGGGCCCATTGCTGAAATCAATTGCCGCACTCGATAAAGCAGCTACTGAAGTGTGCAATTATTTTGATCGCAATGTGACCCATGTGTATTCCACGCTGGGCTGGGAGCAGGAATATTTTGTGGTAGACGAAGCTCTGGCCAATGCACGGCCTGATCTGGTGATGTGCGGCCGTACCGTGGTGGGCCATGCGCCTGCAAAAGGCCAGCAGCTGGAAGATCATTATTTTGGTTCCATTCCCGAGCGCGTATATGCCTTCATGCGCGATTTTGAGGAAGAAGCCTATAAACTGGGCATTCCCCTGCGCACCCGGCACAATGAAGTGGCACCTTCCCAGTTTGAATGTGCACCGGTGTTTGAAGAGGTGAATATTGCCGTGGACCACAACCTGCTGATTATGGATCTGATGCAGAAGGTGGCTAAACGGCACAAGCTTAGGGTTTTGTTGCATGAAAAACCTTTCGCCGGTATCAACGGAAGCGGCAAACATAACAACTGGAGCATGGCTACCGATACAGGTATTAACCTGCTTTCGCCCGGGAAAACACCTAAAACCAATTTGCTTTTCCTGACATTCTTCATCAATACCATCAAAGCCGTACACGACCATGCAGACCTGCTGCGGGCTGCCATTGCCTCTCCGGGCAATGATTTCAGACTGGGAGCCAACGAAGCGCCTCCTGCTATCATCTCCGTATTCATTGGCCATTACCTGACCGATGTGTTGCATGAAATTGAGACGAGGGTGGACAATAAATTCGATGAACAGGATGAAGCTATCCTGAAACTGGATCTGCATCGGCATATCCCGGATCTGTTGCTCGACAATACAGACCGAAACCGGACTTCACCCTTTGCATTTACAGGTAATAAATTTGAATTCCGCGCCGTAGGTTCTTCGGCGAATTGCTCTTCTGCCATGACTACGCTCAATACCATTGTGGCACATACACTCACTCAGTTTAAACAGGAAGTAGACGCATTGATCGACAAAGGTGAGAAAAAGGATATTGCCATCCTGCAGGTGCTCCGCCAATACATCATCGATTCCAAACGCATCCTGTTTGAAGGTGATAACTACAGCGAAGAATGGCAGAAAGAAGCCGAACGCCGGGGCTTGCCCAACATCAAAACCACACCGCAGGCACTGAATGCCCTGGTGAGTGAAAAGGGTAAGCAGGTATTTATCCAATCGGGTGTTTTCACAGAAAAAGAAATCCATGCCCGTCATGAAATCCTGCTGGAAGATTATATCAAGAAAGTACAGATTGAAGCCCGCGTGATTGGCGATCTTTGCACCAATTATATTTTACCGGCTGCCATTCGATATCAGAATGAGCTGATTCAGAATATTGAGGGATTGAAAGCCGCAGGCCTTGATTTATCGGCTTATCAGACTCAGCTCAACATCCTGAAGAAAATCTCTGAACACATCAATGTGATCGGTCAGCAGGTGGAAGCCATGATTGAAGAAAGGAAAAAAGTGAACAAAATGACCGATACCTACGAAAAGGCCGTGGCCTATTGTGATCGGGTAAAGGCATATTTTGACACCATCCGCTATCACGCTGATAAGCTGGAGTTTTTGGTGGATGATCAATACTGGCCTCTGCCCAAATACCGCGAATTGCTTTTCTTGAGATAA